The Chryseobacterium aureum genome contains a region encoding:
- a CDS encoding glycoside hydrolase family 20 protein gives MIRTFLAFFILISNVIFAQNTLNLIPYPEKVQLLQGEFTIPDTFILSDHLPKEETKYFKKRLGSQLEFQYAQKGGDVHLTNSIISQASGADAEQKKEYYSLEISPKQIHIKSYTQQGYFLALQTLIQIIDQYRDTKKIPVMKIEDQPKFAWRGMHLDVCRHFFTVDEVKQYIDYLAMYKLNTFHWHLTDDQGWRIEIKKYPKLTQIGSKRKESMIGAYVDNTFDGQPYGPYFYTQQEIKDVVKYAQERYITVVPEIEMPGHALAALSAYPELACTKGPFESATKWGVFDDVFCPKDETFAFLENVLDEVMQLFPSKYIHIGGDECPKTRWKECAHCQELIRKNNLKDEHGLQSYFIHRIEKYVNSKGRKIIGWDEILEGGLAPNAAVMSWTGVNGGIEAAKSKHFAVMTPGAYCYFDHYQGDPQSEPNAFGGFTPLEKVYSYNPVPSELNAEQAKYIMGVQANLWTEYILDFKHVQYMIFPRLMALSEVGWGTSDAKKYKEFENRVISQFKVLDHMQVNYAKSIYNIIGKVVPSNNGIAYELSTSQNSSGIRYTLDGTIPAVHSKTYQNAVQIPNSLTIKSAYFEEGQMKSAVSTQEFTVSKTTGKKITLEQQPNENYSFGGAFTLVDGIIGNVKQLGKTWLGFQGKDVVATIDFGKKTAFTEVYFNTLENKGSWIHLAKSAKVFVSDDNKDFKLIKEIGTAEIQDARGKIKVNIGTQNAKYLKVNIENAGIIPAGNPGADSKAWLFVDEIGVN, from the coding sequence ATGATACGGACCTTTTTAGCATTTTTTATATTGATTTCAAACGTGATTTTTGCCCAGAATACATTAAATCTAATTCCTTATCCAGAAAAAGTTCAACTTTTACAGGGAGAATTTACAATCCCGGATACTTTTATATTAAGTGATCATCTGCCGAAAGAAGAGACCAAATACTTCAAAAAACGGCTAGGCTCTCAGCTGGAATTTCAATATGCTCAGAAGGGAGGAGATGTCCATTTGACAAATTCTATCATTTCTCAGGCTTCAGGAGCAGATGCAGAACAGAAAAAAGAGTATTATTCACTGGAAATTTCTCCAAAGCAGATTCATATTAAATCTTATACCCAGCAAGGGTATTTTCTGGCGCTGCAAACATTAATTCAGATTATTGATCAGTACAGGGATACTAAGAAAATCCCGGTAATGAAGATTGAAGATCAGCCGAAGTTTGCATGGAGAGGGATGCATCTGGATGTTTGCCGTCACTTTTTCACAGTGGATGAGGTAAAACAGTATATTGATTATCTGGCCATGTATAAGCTGAATACTTTCCACTGGCATTTGACGGATGATCAGGGGTGGAGAATTGAGATCAAAAAATATCCAAAGCTTACGCAGATCGGATCAAAACGTAAAGAATCTATGATCGGAGCGTATGTTGATAATACATTTGACGGGCAGCCCTACGGCCCCTATTTTTATACTCAGCAAGAGATAAAAGATGTGGTGAAATATGCACAGGAAAGATATATTACAGTAGTTCCGGAGATAGAAATGCCCGGACATGCATTGGCAGCCTTGTCTGCATATCCTGAGCTCGCGTGCACAAAAGGACCTTTCGAATCTGCTACAAAATGGGGCGTTTTTGATGACGTTTTCTGCCCGAAAGATGAAACATTTGCATTTCTTGAGAACGTTCTGGATGAGGTGATGCAATTATTTCCTTCCAAGTACATTCATATCGGCGGTGACGAGTGCCCGAAAACAAGATGGAAAGAATGTGCACACTGCCAGGAACTGATCAGGAAAAATAACTTAAAAGATGAGCATGGCTTACAAAGCTACTTTATTCACCGGATTGAAAAATATGTCAACAGTAAAGGCCGAAAAATTATTGGCTGGGACGAAATTTTAGAAGGCGGGCTGGCTCCGAATGCAGCAGTAATGAGCTGGACAGGTGTAAACGGAGGTATTGAAGCCGCAAAATCAAAACACTTTGCCGTAATGACCCCTGGTGCATATTGTTATTTTGACCACTACCAGGGAGATCCGCAATCTGAGCCTAACGCTTTTGGCGGTTTTACCCCTTTGGAAAAAGTCTACTCTTACAATCCTGTTCCTTCTGAACTGAATGCAGAGCAGGCCAAATACATTATGGGAGTTCAGGCTAATCTGTGGACGGAATATATTTTAGATTTTAAGCATGTTCAGTACATGATTTTCCCAAGATTAATGGCACTTTCTGAAGTAGGATGGGGAACATCAGATGCTAAAAAATATAAAGAATTTGAAAACAGGGTGATCAGCCAGTTTAAAGTACTGGATCATATGCAGGTGAACTATGCCAAAAGTATTTATAACATCATTGGAAAGGTAGTTCCTTCCAATAACGGAATTGCATATGAGCTATCGACCTCACAGAATTCAAGCGGAATCAGATATACTCTGGACGGGACAATTCCTGCAGTCCATTCTAAAACCTATCAGAATGCCGTTCAGATACCTAATTCTCTAACGATTAAGTCTGCCTATTTCGAAGAAGGTCAAATGAAAAGTGCTGTGTCTACACAGGAATTTACAGTTTCAAAGACAACCGGAAAAAAAATAACTCTTGAACAGCAGCCTAATGAAAATTATTCTTTTGGAGGAGCCTTTACATTGGTAGATGGGATTATCGGAAATGTAAAACAGTTGGGTAAAACATGGCTGGGCTTTCAGGGGAAAGATGTTGTGGCAACAATAGATTTTGGGAAGAAAACAGCTTTCACAGAAGTGTATTTTAATACCCTTGAAAATAAAGGAAGCTGGATACATCTGGCTAAATCTGCAAAGGTTTTTGTATCCGATGATAACAAGGATTTTAAACTGATTAAAGAAATCGGGACCGCAGAAATTCAGGATGCCCGGGGAAAAATTAAAGTAAATATAGGAACTCAGAATGCAAAATATCTGAAAGTCAATATAGAAAATGCAGGTATTATTCCGGCAGGAAATCCCGGAGCAGATTCCAAAGCATGGTTGTTTGTTGATGAAATTGGCGTAAATTAG
- a CDS encoding toxin-antitoxin system YwqK family antitoxin, producing MKKLLTSALLALVLSASVYAQEKTYFDENWEKTTQDKMEYYRETTPKGKLTLIKDFYKDGKLQMEGLASDTTPNHEVFDGKVTWYTPEGKVMTITTFSKGNQLGVSQSYDEKGRLTEDVNYKADGTFDGKAFLYKDPESEYFYNSITTYENSLPVKTIVYDEDIKGIRYENYSTKDGGTETKYYDEKGKLIGTAPSGSGETLLVDYYPNPMRISKIEKYKSDGSVKEGVVYSKNGKLLQEQRNNKKDGYKNTYDESGKKIGHLVYQYDKENDAFKPMDGEDFQLNYDYTQISAIDVYKNGSLTVSKYFDEAGKLSSEKTLKDDVTQEIKYYSPDGKLKSTLTYSDDMPYNGTSYEGLTETQYKEGIVVNTKIYHEEKKLKSEKKLNAKQTAYDATIYDNKGTVLYTYNQPLNEEEGNYFFTAQIVQYMKGKPAGKSSVKSGILQSGKIKLTTLNGSKELERSGKWILLKLYDTDGKLIQETKTLADVPEEYSSTENPAMLSEDDLYYFD from the coding sequence ATGAAAAAATTATTGACCTCAGCATTACTTGCCCTGGTCCTGAGTGCCAGCGTATATGCACAGGAAAAAACGTATTTCGATGAAAACTGGGAGAAAACCACTCAGGATAAAATGGAATATTACCGTGAAACAACGCCAAAAGGAAAGCTCACTCTCATCAAAGATTTTTACAAGGACGGAAAACTCCAGATGGAAGGGCTTGCTTCCGACACTACCCCAAACCATGAAGTTTTCGACGGAAAGGTAACCTGGTATACTCCGGAAGGAAAAGTAATGACCATAACAACATTTTCGAAGGGTAATCAGCTGGGAGTTTCTCAGTCTTATGACGAAAAAGGAAGGCTTACAGAAGATGTAAATTATAAGGCTGACGGCACTTTCGATGGAAAAGCATTTCTTTATAAGGATCCTGAAAGCGAATATTTTTACAACAGCATTACCACCTATGAGAATTCTTTACCTGTAAAAACAATTGTTTATGATGAAGATATAAAAGGAATAAGATACGAAAACTACTCAACCAAAGACGGCGGTACCGAAACCAAATATTATGATGAAAAAGGGAAACTTATAGGGACGGCTCCTTCAGGTTCCGGAGAAACCCTTCTCGTAGATTACTACCCGAATCCCATGAGAATTTCTAAAATTGAAAAATATAAAAGTGACGGCAGCGTAAAAGAAGGCGTTGTATATTCTAAAAACGGAAAGCTCCTGCAGGAACAGAGAAATAACAAAAAAGACGGCTATAAAAACACTTACGATGAATCCGGTAAGAAAATAGGACATCTTGTATATCAATATGATAAAGAAAATGATGCTTTTAAGCCTATGGATGGTGAAGATTTTCAGCTTAACTATGATTATACCCAAATTTCAGCTATTGATGTTTACAAAAACGGAAGCCTGACTGTAAGTAAATATTTTGATGAGGCAGGAAAATTATCCTCAGAAAAAACACTGAAAGACGATGTGACACAGGAGATCAAATACTACAGTCCTGACGGAAAACTGAAATCTACACTCACCTATAGTGATGACATGCCCTACAATGGAACCTCTTATGAAGGACTCACCGAGACCCAATATAAGGAAGGTATCGTAGTGAATACCAAAATATATCATGAAGAGAAAAAGCTGAAATCCGAAAAGAAATTAAATGCTAAGCAAACCGCTTATGATGCCACCATCTACGATAATAAAGGTACCGTTTTATACACCTATAACCAGCCTTTGAATGAGGAAGAGGGTAATTATTTCTTCACGGCACAGATTGTACAGTATATGAAAGGAAAACCTGCCGGTAAATCTTCTGTCAAATCAGGGATTCTTCAATCCGGAAAAATAAAGTTAACCACATTAAACGGCTCTAAAGAGCTTGAACGCAGCGGGAAATGGATACTTTTAAAGCTTTATGATACAGATGGAAAACTTATTCAGGAAACCAAGACGCTGGCCGATGTACCGGAAGAGTATTCATCCACAGAAAATCCGGCGATGCTGAGCGAGGATGATTTGTACTATTTTGATTAA
- a CDS encoding ABC transporter ATP-binding protein — protein sequence MKILFKYLKPYQWLILISLLLATINQVFSLFAPAITGNILDQLVTHPNFFDKEKLLPRNLNEYLYGSSAYHGAFYFLGLLIGTAMISRIAKAFQDYVVSVITQKFGAKIFTDGLKHSMALPYQEFEDQRSGETLSILTKVREDTVKFITNFINIFFGILVSIIFVSVYAIRLHWSIMPVYICGIFLIAIVTNLLSKRIKVIQKNIVTETTALAGSTTESLRNIEIVKSLGLTNQEVIRLNNNTYKILGLELRKVKSIRSLSFIQGTMVNFLQQMITLTLLYLIFKNIVTPGQYLSLMFYGFFIFGPMQEIGNIIISYREAEASLQNFDRLMKKEVEEKPLHPKKIGAIEELEFKHVSFKHQSAQYKALNNISFDLKNGETIAFVGPSGSGKSTLVKLLVGLYRPQEGNIFYNGINGKEFDFDELRNQIGFVTQDTQLFAGTIKENLLFVNPSATEEELAVALQKSSCTALLERAEKGIETIIGEGGLKLSGGEKQRIAIARALLRKPHLLIFDEATSALDSITEEEITTTIKDISKEREQITVLIAHRLSTIMHADKIYVLERGQVVETGSHTNLIDEKGLYYAMWRQQIGERKTLSPQA from the coding sequence ATGAAAATACTTTTTAAATATCTTAAACCTTACCAGTGGCTGATCCTTATTTCTTTGTTGTTGGCTACTATCAACCAGGTTTTTTCTTTATTTGCTCCGGCTATCACAGGGAATATTCTTGATCAGCTGGTTACCCACCCTAACTTTTTTGATAAAGAAAAACTTTTACCCAGAAATCTAAATGAATATCTGTACGGAAGCTCTGCCTATCACGGGGCTTTTTATTTCCTTGGACTGCTCATTGGAACGGCCATGATAAGCAGAATTGCCAAAGCTTTTCAGGACTATGTGGTAAGCGTAATTACCCAAAAGTTTGGTGCGAAAATATTTACCGACGGTTTAAAGCATTCCATGGCTTTGCCTTACCAGGAATTTGAGGACCAGAGAAGTGGTGAAACCCTGTCTATTTTAACGAAAGTAAGAGAAGATACAGTGAAGTTCATTACGAATTTCATTAATATTTTCTTTGGAATTCTGGTGAGTATAATTTTCGTTTCAGTATATGCCATCCGTCTGCACTGGTCTATTATGCCTGTTTATATCTGTGGAATTTTTCTGATTGCCATTGTTACCAATTTATTAAGCAAGAGAATAAAAGTAATACAGAAAAATATCGTGACTGAAACCACTGCTTTAGCCGGAAGTACTACAGAAAGTCTTAGAAATATTGAAATTGTGAAAAGTTTAGGATTAACCAACCAGGAAGTAATCCGTTTAAATAACAATACCTACAAAATTCTTGGTCTGGAACTGAGAAAAGTGAAAAGCATCCGTTCTTTAAGCTTTATTCAGGGAACGATGGTTAATTTTCTGCAGCAGATGATTACGCTGACTTTACTGTATTTAATTTTTAAAAATATTGTGACTCCGGGTCAGTACCTGTCTCTGATGTTTTACGGGTTCTTTATCTTCGGGCCTATGCAGGAAATCGGGAATATTATTATTTCTTACCGTGAAGCAGAGGCCTCTCTTCAGAATTTCGACCGTTTGATGAAAAAAGAGGTGGAAGAAAAACCTCTTCATCCTAAAAAAATCGGAGCGATTGAAGAACTGGAATTCAAACATGTTTCTTTCAAGCATCAGTCTGCTCAGTATAAAGCGCTAAATAATATTTCTTTTGATCTTAAAAACGGTGAGACGATTGCTTTTGTAGGACCGAGCGGTTCCGGTAAAAGTACCCTGGTAAAACTGTTGGTAGGATTGTACAGGCCTCAGGAAGGTAATATTTTTTATAACGGAATTAATGGAAAAGAATTTGATTTTGATGAGCTGAGAAATCAGATTGGTTTTGTAACGCAGGATACCCAGTTATTTGCAGGAACCATTAAAGAAAATCTTCTTTTCGTGAATCCTTCTGCTACTGAAGAGGAACTGGCGGTTGCTTTACAGAAATCGAGCTGTACTGCATTGCTGGAAAGAGCTGAAAAAGGAATTGAAACCATTATTGGTGAAGGCGGCCTGAAACTGAGCGGCGGTGAAAAGCAAAGAATTGCCATTGCAAGAGCGCTTTTAAGAAAACCTCATCTTTTAATTTTTGACGAGGCTACTTCTGCACTGGACAGTATTACTGAAGAAGAAATTACAACCACCATTAAAGATATTTCGAAGGAGCGAGAACAGATCACCGTTCTTATTGCACACCGTTTAAGTACGATTATGCATGCAGACAAAATTTATGTTCTTGAGCGCGGACAGGTGGTAGAAACAGGTTCCCATACCAATCTTATTGACGAAAAAGGACTTTACTACGCCATGTGGAGACAACAGATCGGAGAAAGGAAAACCCTTTCTCCCCAAGCATAG
- a CDS encoding DUF4197 domain-containing protein: protein MKKSIFLSAGLLFSISTQAQLLDILKSTVKNETGVDLNIPVKNHGTATTPTATATNTSVKSNNSPVNLGSLTSTQISSGLKEALSMGVTDGVKKLAVTDGFFKNEAVKILMPEKLRKIDTTLRSIGMGSLADEGVKLLNRAAEDAVTEAAPIFTNAITSMTITDAKNILLGSNNAATSYLQGKTQTQLFNAFQPKVKASLGKVGADTLWKNLISKYNTFTGQAVTTDLNEYVTTETINGVFKMVADKESGIRNTPAMRTTSILQKVFGAQDGK, encoded by the coding sequence ATGAAAAAAAGTATCTTTCTGTCAGCAGGATTATTATTCTCAATTTCAACACAGGCACAGCTTCTGGATATCCTAAAATCTACTGTTAAAAATGAGACCGGTGTAGACCTTAATATTCCCGTAAAAAATCATGGCACCGCAACAACGCCTACTGCCACAGCAACCAACACTTCTGTTAAATCCAATAATTCACCTGTCAACCTCGGAAGTCTTACATCTACTCAGATTTCCTCAGGGTTAAAGGAAGCCTTAAGCATGGGGGTAACTGACGGGGTAAAAAAACTGGCTGTTACTGACGGCTTTTTCAAAAATGAAGCGGTAAAAATTTTAATGCCTGAAAAATTAAGAAAGATTGACACCACTCTGCGTTCCATAGGAATGGGAAGTCTTGCTGATGAAGGCGTGAAACTGCTGAACAGAGCTGCTGAAGATGCCGTCACAGAAGCTGCTCCTATTTTCACAAATGCCATTACTTCCATGACGATTACCGATGCCAAAAATATTTTATTGGGCAGTAATAATGCTGCAACCAGCTATCTGCAGGGAAAAACCCAGACTCAGCTGTTCAATGCTTTTCAACCTAAAGTAAAAGCTTCTTTAGGAAAGGTAGGAGCTGACACCCTTTGGAAAAACCTGATTTCCAAGTACAATACGTTTACCGGACAGGCTGTAACGACTGACCTTAACGAATATGTTACTACAGAAACCATTAATGGCGTATTTAAAATGGTTGCAGATAAAGAAAGCGGAATCAGAAATACACCTGCCATGAGAACTACCAGCATTTTACAGAAAGTGTTTGGGGCTCAGGATGGGAAATAA
- a CDS encoding CoA transferase subunit A, with translation MIDKRVKNAKEAIEGIKDGMTLMLGGFGLCGIPENSINALVESDVKDLTCISNNAGVDDFGLGLLLHKRQIKKMISSYVGENAEFERQMLSGELDVELTPQGTLAEKCRAAQAGIPAFYTPAGYGTEVAEGKEVKEFKGKPHILEHAYDADFSIVKAWKGDHAGNLIFKGSARNFNHPMAGAAKITIAEVEELVEPGQLDPNEIHIPGIMIQRIFQGEKFEKRIEQRTVRTKE, from the coding sequence ATGATAGATAAAAGAGTAAAAAATGCAAAGGAGGCCATTGAAGGAATTAAAGATGGAATGACACTGATGCTTGGCGGATTCGGACTTTGCGGAATCCCTGAAAACTCAATAAATGCTTTGGTAGAAAGTGATGTGAAAGATCTTACCTGTATTTCAAACAATGCCGGAGTAGATGATTTCGGGTTAGGATTACTGCTTCACAAAAGACAGATTAAAAAGATGATCTCTTCTTATGTAGGCGAAAATGCCGAGTTTGAAAGACAGATGCTTTCAGGTGAACTGGACGTAGAACTTACGCCGCAAGGAACTTTAGCAGAAAAATGCAGAGCCGCGCAGGCAGGAATTCCTGCTTTTTATACCCCTGCAGGTTACGGAACTGAAGTAGCAGAAGGAAAGGAAGTGAAAGAATTTAAAGGTAAGCCCCATATTCTGGAACACGCGTATGATGCAGATTTTTCTATCGTAAAAGCATGGAAAGGCGATCATGCAGGAAACCTTATTTTCAAAGGGTCTGCAAGAAATTTCAACCATCCGATGGCCGGTGCTGCTAAAATTACCATTGCTGAAGTAGAAGAACTGGTAGAGCCTGGACAATTGGATCCTAACGAGATTCATATTCCGGGAATTATGATTCAGAGAATTTTCCAGGGAGAAAAATTTGAAAAAAGAATTGAGCAGAGAACAGTAAGAACTAAAGAATAA
- a CDS encoding CoA transferase subunit B, whose translation MLTKEQIAKRISKELKDRYYVNLGIGIPTLVANYVPEGISVEFQSENGVLGMGPFPFEGEEDADIINAGKQTITILEGGSFFDSAFSFGMIRGQKVDLTILGAMEVSENGDIANWKIPGKMVKGMGGAMDLVASAENIIVAMMHVNKAGESKILKKCTLPLTGVNCVKKVVTELAVLDVTPEGFRLVERAPGVSVEDIIKATEADLIIEGEIPEMQF comes from the coding sequence ATGCTTACAAAAGAACAAATTGCCAAAAGAATTTCAAAAGAACTGAAAGATCGTTATTATGTAAACCTGGGAATTGGAATTCCTACTTTGGTTGCCAACTATGTTCCGGAAGGTATTTCCGTAGAATTCCAGAGTGAGAACGGAGTATTGGGAATGGGCCCTTTCCCTTTTGAAGGAGAAGAAGATGCTGATATCATTAATGCCGGGAAACAGACCATTACTATTCTGGAAGGAGGTTCATTCTTCGATTCAGCCTTCAGTTTCGGGATGATTCGTGGACAGAAAGTAGACCTTACCATTCTGGGGGCCATGGAAGTTTCAGAAAACGGAGATATTGCCAACTGGAAAATTCCCGGAAAAATGGTGAAAGGAATGGGAGGAGCAATGGATCTTGTAGCTTCTGCTGAAAATATAATCGTTGCCATGATGCACGTAAACAAAGCAGGAGAAAGTAAAATCCTTAAGAAATGTACACTTCCTTTAACGGGCGTAAACTGCGTAAAAAAAGTAGTTACTGAATTGGCGGTTCTGGATGTCACTCCGGAAGGATTCAGGCTGGTGGAAAGAGCACCGGGCGTTTCAGTAGAAGACATTATCAAAGCTACAGAAGCTGACCTGATTATTGAAGGAGAAATTCCTGAAATGCAGTTTTGA
- a CDS encoding Crp/Fnr family transcriptional regulator, with protein sequence MQDDTVLSSEFSSSPDLVEKLYQYGTTKNYREGAVILDENASIRSIPIVMKGMLKVIRTEEDGREILLYYIKAGESCIMSFLGGMHNEKSIVRAEIEEDAEILFLPIDKVSLFIKEHPEWLDYIFRLYHKRFEELLDIINAIAFKKVDERLLSLLQKKSGLTGSETIHTTHEQLANELGTARVVVSRLLKQLEEDGKLKLGRNKITLLKILNP encoded by the coding sequence ATGCAGGACGATACCGTACTTTCTTCAGAATTCTCATCATCACCGGATCTGGTGGAAAAGCTGTATCAGTATGGTACAACGAAAAATTACCGTGAAGGAGCGGTTATTTTAGATGAAAATGCTTCCATCCGTTCCATTCCTATTGTGATGAAAGGAATGCTGAAAGTCATCAGGACAGAAGAAGACGGACGTGAGATTTTATTATATTACATTAAGGCCGGAGAAAGCTGTATCATGTCTTTTCTGGGCGGAATGCACAATGAAAAAAGCATTGTAAGGGCAGAGATAGAAGAAGATGCAGAAATTCTTTTCTTACCCATAGACAAAGTGTCTTTATTCATCAAAGAACATCCGGAGTGGCTGGATTATATCTTCAGGCTTTACCATAAAAGATTTGAAGAGCTGCTGGATATTATCAACGCCATTGCCTTCAAAAAAGTAGACGAACGGCTGCTCAGTCTCTTGCAGAAAAAATCCGGGCTCACCGGGTCTGAAACTATTCATACCACCCATGAGCAGCTGGCAAATGAGTTGGGAACTGCAAGAGTAGTTGTGTCCAGGCTCCTGAAACAGCTGGAAGAAGACGGAAAACTGAAACTGGGAAGAAATAAAATTACGCTTCTGAAAATCCTCAATCCATAA
- a CDS encoding sulfite exporter TauE/SafE family protein, with protein MEIIGYTAAVLIGISLGLIGGGGSILTIPVLVYLFGLETFIATEYSLFIVGISSLVGSVSYFKKGLIHFRMAFIFGIPSVISIFLTRMYLLPLIPEEVLTIQNFTVTRNIFLLLIFAGLMILASYKMIRKNTSEKPYAVQIDKKSAFLAAGQGTIVGVLTGLVGAGGGFMIIPALVNLLKIPMKMAIGTSLVIISLNSLIGFFSSLNHAIIDWQLLVSITAIAIVGIIIGSQLSKKIDGKKLKPAFGWFILIMGIYILVKEIFL; from the coding sequence ATGGAAATTATTGGGTATACAGCAGCCGTTTTAATAGGGATTTCTTTAGGCTTAATCGGAGGAGGAGGAAGTATTCTTACCATTCCCGTCCTCGTTTATCTTTTTGGGCTTGAGACTTTTATCGCTACGGAATACTCACTTTTTATAGTGGGAATAAGCAGCCTGGTGGGGTCTGTATCATATTTTAAAAAGGGTCTGATCCATTTTAGGATGGCTTTCATATTTGGAATTCCTTCTGTAATTTCCATATTTCTCACCAGGATGTACCTCCTTCCCTTAATTCCTGAAGAGGTACTGACCATACAGAACTTTACAGTTACCAGAAATATCTTTTTACTGCTCATTTTTGCGGGCTTAATGATTCTGGCTTCTTACAAGATGATAAGAAAAAACACTTCGGAAAAGCCTTATGCAGTTCAGATCGATAAGAAGAGTGCTTTTCTGGCGGCAGGGCAGGGTACAATAGTTGGTGTATTAACGGGACTGGTAGGGGCCGGAGGTGGTTTTATGATCATTCCTGCATTGGTTAATCTTTTAAAAATTCCCATGAAGATGGCGATAGGCACTTCATTGGTCATCATTTCCCTCAATTCTTTAATCGGATTTTTTTCTTCTTTGAATCATGCCATAATAGATTGGCAACTGTTGGTCTCTATTACAGCGATCGCCATCGTCGGAATTATAATAGGTTCGCAATTATCAAAAAAAATAGACGGGAAAAAGCTGAAACCTGCATTCGGATGGTTTATCCTGATCATGGGGATTTACATTCTTGTCAAAGAAATCTTTCTATAA